In a genomic window of uncultured Fusobacterium sp.:
- a CDS encoding DUF5684 domain-containing protein, translating to MISFVLYVLLIIGMWKVFEKAGVAGWKSLIPFYNIFVLITKIANKPWWWFILIFIPVVNVIVVFLINIAVARAFGKSFLFGVGLAFLGFIFYLILGFGDIKYIGTVEVIDDKEDIL from the coding sequence ATGATTAGTTTTGTACTTTATGTATTGCTTATTATAGGAATGTGGAAAGTTTTTGAAAAAGCAGGAGTTGCTGGCTGGAAATCATTAATACCATTCTATAATATATTTGTACTTATAACAAAAATAGCTAATAAACCTTGGTGGTGGTTTATTCTTATATTTATTCCAGTAGTGAATGTTATAGTTGTATTTTTAATAAATATAGCTGTAGCTAGAGCTTTTGGAAAGAGTTTTCTTTTTGGAGTAGGACTTGCTTTTTTAGGTTTTATTTTTTATCTAATTTTAGGGTTTGGAGATATAAAATATATTGGAACAGTAGAAGTTATAGATGATAAAGAAGATATATTATAA
- a CDS encoding TIM barrel protein: MKKLLNISDFPNDDENLRMMEKYQKKYNFDGFEIIKFDLEKDSSKLKDKIIGYHMRFFPMWLDIYLGKYNMIKEKFSDKMDRFYWCGGDTKEDVITYYKKDLQRAKELGVEYVVFHACYVDDDGSLTYQFPYTDKEVLEGVVSLINDVFKNEDFQFTLLLENLWWAGLKLNSKSEMKLLLNKIEYKNIGFILDTSHMLNTNFNLKNLDEGIDYIIENIDKMEELKQYIYGVHLSWSLSGDYVSKMIKKHRKSQKEREKAKKKIYEYVGQIDYHYPFEDNRIMKVLNKLSLKWLVYEFLYYNDEELEEKVIKQEKIFS; encoded by the coding sequence ATGAAAAAATTGCTTAATATTTCAGATTTTCCAAATGATGATGAAAATTTGAGAATGATGGAAAAGTATCAAAAGAAATATAACTTTGATGGTTTTGAAATAATAAAATTTGATTTAGAAAAAGATAGCAGTAAATTAAAAGATAAAATTATAGGATATCATATGAGATTTTTTCCAATGTGGTTGGATATATATTTAGGAAAATATAATATGATAAAAGAGAAATTTTCAGATAAAATGGATAGATTTTATTGGTGTGGTGGGGATACTAAAGAAGATGTAATAACCTACTATAAAAAGGATTTACAACGTGCAAAAGAGTTAGGAGTTGAGTATGTTGTATTTCATGCTTGTTATGTAGATGATGATGGAAGTCTTACATACCAGTTTCCATATACAGATAAAGAGGTTTTAGAAGGGGTTGTCTCTCTTATAAATGATGTATTTAAAAATGAAGATTTTCAATTTACTCTTTTATTAGAAAATTTATGGTGGGCAGGATTAAAGTTAAACTCAAAAAGTGAGATGAAACTTTTATTAAATAAAATTGAGTATAAAAATATTGGATTTATTCTTGATACAAGTCATATGTTAAATACAAATTTTAATTTAAAAAATCTTGATGAAGGGATAGATTATATAATTGAAAATATTGATAAGATGGAAGAGTTAAAACAATATATCTATGGAGTTCATTTAAGTTGGTCACTTTCTGGAGATTATGTTTCTAAGATGATAAAGAAACATAGAAAATCTCAAAAGGAAAGAGAAAAAGCTAAAAAGAAAATCTATGAATATGTTGGGCAGATAGATTACCACTATCCATTTGAAGATAATAGAATAATGAAGGTTCTTAATAAGCTTTCATTAAAATGGCTAGTCTATGAGTTTCTTTATTATAATGATGAAGAGTTAGAGGAGAAAGTAATTAAACAGGAGAAAATTTTTAGTTAA
- the dhaL gene encoding dihydroxyacetone kinase subunit DhaL, whose product MELLEIIKKVSDTIIENKDYLTDLDREIGDGDHGVNLARGFEKIEAELPKMADMKPADIFNKMTMLLMSNVGGASGALYATALMKATAYLKKKDEIDANDVVAIWDEMIKGIQMRGKAVKGEKTMLDTQIPAYEALKSAVEGGKDIKEAFKDALTQGEIGMNSTKDIIATKGRASYLGERSIGHLDPGSVSSYLIIKTICEELNK is encoded by the coding sequence ATGGAATTACTAGAAATAATTAAAAAAGTAAGTGATACAATTATTGAAAACAAAGATTATTTAACTGATCTTGATAGAGAGATTGGAGATGGAGATCACGGAGTAAACCTAGCTAGAGGTTTTGAAAAGATTGAGGCTGAATTACCAAAAATGGCTGATATGAAACCTGCTGACATCTTCAATAAGATGACTATGTTACTTATGTCAAATGTTGGTGGAGCATCAGGGGCATTATACGCAACTGCTCTTATGAAAGCAACTGCTTACTTAAAGAAAAAGGATGAGATAGATGCAAATGATGTAGTGGCTATTTGGGATGAAATGATAAAGGGTATTCAAATGAGAGGTAAAGCAGTTAAGGGAGAAAAGACAATGCTAGATACACAAATCCCTGCTTATGAGGCTTTAAAATCTGCTGTTGAAGGTGGAAAGGATATTAAAGAAGCTTTTAAAGATGCTTTAACTCAAGGTGAAATTGGAATGAACTCTACAAAGGATATTATTGCCACTAAAGGTAGAGCAAGTTATTTAGGTGAAAGAAGTATAGGACATCTTGACCCTGGATCTGTTTCTTCATACTTAATAATCAAAACTATCTGTGAAGAGTTAAATAAATAG
- the yqeB gene encoding selenium-dependent molybdenum cofactor biosynthesis protein YqeB, which yields MRNKDDVIIVRGGGDIASGAIQKLYRSGFKVLVLETETPSAIRRKVSFCEAVYEKEIEIEGIKARLVANDEDFQDCWDNDIVPVMIDSRGKVIERLKPLAVVDGILAKQNFGTKRSMAPITVALGPGFSAPEDVDIVIETMRGHNLGRIIEEGRASENTGVPGIIAGVGIERVIYSDYSGIITNIEKIGNVVEKGDVIAVVGDNEIYTSISGVLRGIIRDGYKVKKGLKIADIDPRISEKDNCFTISDKARNIGGAVLESILYLKKKKGL from the coding sequence ATGAGAAATAAAGATGATGTTATTATAGTTAGAGGTGGGGGAGATATAGCTAGTGGAGCTATACAAAAATTATATCGTAGTGGTTTTAAAGTTTTAGTGTTAGAAACTGAAACTCCCTCAGCTATTAGAAGAAAAGTTTCATTTTGTGAAGCAGTATATGAAAAAGAGATTGAAATAGAGGGAATAAAAGCTAGGTTAGTTGCCAATGATGAGGATTTTCAAGATTGTTGGGATAATGATATTGTACCTGTAATGATAGATTCAAGAGGTAAAGTGATTGAGAGATTAAAACCTTTGGCAGTAGTAGATGGTATCTTAGCTAAACAAAACTTTGGAACTAAAAGAAGTATGGCACCAATAACTGTTGCTCTAGGTCCTGGATTCTCTGCTCCTGAAGATGTGGATATTGTAATTGAAACAATGAGAGGACACAACCTTGGTAGAATTATTGAAGAGGGAAGAGCTAGTGAAAATACAGGTGTTCCGGGAATTATTGCTGGGGTTGGAATAGAGCGTGTAATTTATAGTGACTATTCTGGAATTATTACAAATATAGAAAAGATTGGAAACGTAGTAGAGAAGGGGGATGTTATAGCAGTAGTTGGTGACAATGAGATCTATACCTCAATCTCTGGGGTGTTACGTGGAATTATTAGAGATGGTTACAAAGTGAAAAAAGGTTTAAAAATAGCTGATATTGATCCTAGAATTAGTGAAAAAGATAACTGTTTCACCATTTCAGATAAAGCAAGAAATATTGGTGGAGCAGTATTGGAAAGTATATTATATTTAAAGAAGAAAAAGGGGTTATAA
- a CDS encoding cobyric acid synthase, with translation MHKKVMIQGTGSSVGKSIITAGLCRIFAQDGYRVSPFKSQNMALNSFVDIDGLEMGRAQVVQAEAAKELPRAFMNPILLKPNSDNNSQIIIEGIPSKNMNAADYFSNSTELKEIAKRNYKVIEDNFDIGVLEGGGSPAEINLRQWDLVNMGMAELVDAPVILVGNIETGGVFASLYGNIALLDEEDRKRIKGVIINKFRGDVELLKPGIKMFEDRLQNEGFNIKVLGVVPYINLNIEEEDVLAKKLTTNTNEKKDINISVIRTNKMSNYTDFDALSQYPDVALNYIYDVKELGNEDIIILPGSKNTITDLEMLKENGIFDKIRELHNKGTTVVGICGGFQMLGKEIFDPYHIESNLEKTAGFEILDTFTTMEKIKYTHQVEKTLSKIKSPLLKGCNGLIVKGYEIHQGVTKGNEVNLTNENNLIFIAKDNAFGTYIHGIFDNGEFTRKFLNNIRERKGLAPIDNNFSFSEFKEKEYDKLANHLRENLNIEEIYKILK, from the coding sequence ATGCACAAAAAAGTTATGATACAAGGAACAGGTTCTTCTGTTGGAAAAAGCATTATAACAGCAGGACTATGTAGAATTTTTGCCCAAGATGGATATAGAGTTTCTCCATTCAAATCACAAAATATGGCATTAAATTCTTTTGTTGATATTGATGGATTAGAGATGGGAAGAGCCCAAGTTGTTCAAGCTGAAGCTGCTAAAGAGCTCCCAAGAGCATTTATGAATCCTATTCTTTTAAAACCAAATTCAGATAACAACTCTCAAATTATTATTGAGGGAATTCCATCTAAAAATATGAATGCTGCTGATTACTTTTCAAATTCAACTGAATTAAAAGAAATAGCAAAGAGAAACTATAAAGTAATAGAAGATAATTTTGATATAGGGGTTTTAGAAGGAGGAGGAAGTCCAGCCGAGATTAATCTTCGTCAATGGGATCTAGTAAATATGGGAATGGCTGAACTTGTTGATGCTCCTGTTATTTTAGTTGGAAATATTGAAACTGGTGGGGTATTTGCTTCTCTATATGGAAATATCGCCCTTCTTGATGAAGAAGATAGAAAGAGAATTAAAGGAGTAATAATCAATAAATTTAGAGGAGATGTAGAACTTCTAAAACCAGGAATTAAAATGTTTGAAGATAGACTTCAAAATGAAGGATTTAATATTAAGGTATTAGGAGTTGTTCCATATATTAATTTAAATATAGAAGAAGAAGATGTTTTAGCTAAAAAATTAACTACTAATACAAATGAGAAAAAAGATATAAATATAAGTGTTATTAGAACTAATAAAATGTCTAATTATACAGATTTTGATGCTCTAAGCCAATATCCTGATGTCGCTTTAAATTATATCTATGATGTTAAAGAGTTAGGAAATGAAGATATTATTATTCTACCAGGAAGTAAAAATACTATAACTGATTTAGAAATGTTAAAAGAAAATGGAATTTTTGATAAAATTAGAGAACTACATAATAAAGGTACTACAGTTGTAGGTATTTGTGGAGGATTCCAAATGTTAGGAAAGGAAATTTTTGATCCTTATCATATTGAAAGTAATTTAGAAAAAACTGCTGGATTTGAAATTTTAGATACTTTTACAACTATGGAAAAAATAAAATACACACATCAAGTAGAAAAAACTCTATCTAAAATTAAATCACCTTTACTAAAAGGATGTAATGGCTTAATTGTAAAAGGTTATGAAATTCACCAAGGAGTTACTAAAGGAAATGAAGTTAATTTAACTAATGAAAATAACTTAATTTTTATAGCTAAGGACAATGCCTTTGGAACATATATTCATGGAATTTTTGATAACGGAGAATTTACAAGAAAATTTTTAAATAATATAAGAGAGAGAAAAGGACTTGCTCCTATAGATAATAATTTTTCTTTTTCTGAATTTAAAGAAAAAGAATATGATAAACTTGCTAATCATTTAAGAGAAAATCTTAATATAGAGGAAATTTATAAAATTTTAAAATAA
- the dhaK gene encoding dihydroxyacetone kinase subunit DhaK, with protein MKKMINNPENIVNEMVNGMLKAYPNSLRQVEDLPVIARKEKKEGKVALISGGGSGHEPSHAGFVGCGMLDAAVAGEVFTSPSADKVYEAIKAVDSGAGVLLIIKNYSGDVMNFEMAAEMAGMEGIEVRKIIVNDDIAVENSTYTVGRRGIAGTVLVHKMVGAAAEKGYSLEKLEEFGNKVISRTKTMGMSLKPCYVPTTGKMSFELPEDEVEIGLGIHGEPGTHREKMQNADAHVDYLLDKLLAESNLAENDEVAVLVNGLGETTLIELFIINNRVADVLASKNIKVFDTVVGNYMTSLDMGGFSITLVKLDDEMKEMLKAKADTPAFKRF; from the coding sequence ATGAAAAAAATGATTAACAATCCTGAAAACATTGTAAATGAAATGGTTAATGGAATGCTAAAAGCTTATCCTAACTCATTAAGACAAGTAGAAGATTTACCAGTTATTGCTAGAAAAGAAAAAAAAGAGGGAAAAGTTGCTCTTATCAGTGGTGGAGGAAGTGGACATGAACCTTCACATGCTGGATTTGTAGGTTGTGGAATGCTTGATGCTGCTGTTGCTGGAGAGGTTTTCACATCACCAAGTGCTGATAAAGTTTATGAAGCTATTAAAGCTGTTGACAGTGGAGCTGGAGTATTACTTATCATTAAAAACTATAGTGGTGATGTAATGAACTTTGAAATGGCTGCTGAAATGGCTGGAATGGAAGGAATAGAAGTTAGAAAGATAATAGTTAATGATGATATTGCTGTTGAAAACAGTACTTATACAGTTGGAAGAAGAGGAATTGCAGGAACTGTTCTTGTTCATAAAATGGTTGGAGCTGCTGCTGAAAAAGGATATTCACTTGAAAAACTTGAAGAGTTTGGAAACAAAGTTATAAGTAGAACTAAAACTATGGGAATGTCACTAAAACCTTGTTATGTTCCTACAACTGGAAAAATGAGTTTTGAACTACCTGAAGATGAAGTTGAAATTGGATTAGGTATTCATGGAGAGCCTGGAACTCATAGAGAAAAGATGCAAAATGCTGATGCTCATGTAGATTACTTATTAGATAAACTTTTAGCTGAATCAAATCTAGCTGAAAATGATGAAGTTGCTGTTTTAGTAAATGGACTTGGAGAAACTACACTGATTGAATTATTTATAATCAACAATAGAGTTGCTGATGTTCTTGCATCAAAAAATATAAAAGTATTTGATACAGTAGTTGGAAACTATATGACTTCACTAGATATGGGAGGATTCTCAATCACTCTTGTTAAACTAGATGATGAAATGAAAGAGATGTTAAAAGCTAAAGCTGATACTCCAGCTTTCAAAAGATTTTAG
- a CDS encoding XdhC family protein encodes MEEKILKEIFERVNRGEKAGLVTVTETSGSTPRKAGTIMGIFKDSIIGTIGGGNIEYKLINLTREMLDTDDICKEFSYNLTTDDELRMNCGGNMKGVVKIFSPSPKLLICGAGHIGQKIFNISKNLSFNTKIIDDREELKKDCPELTLGDFEDILKNEVITGETYIVIATRGHLLDEKVLNLVKDRGAKYIGIIGSRRKITALKENLGECSDNIYAPIGLKISDGTPEEIAIEILAEILKIKNNGELVHRSIMNL; translated from the coding sequence ATGGAAGAAAAAATCTTAAAAGAGATATTCGAAAGGGTAAATAGAGGAGAAAAAGCAGGACTTGTAACTGTAACTGAAACAAGTGGCTCAACTCCTCGTAAAGCTGGGACTATTATGGGAATTTTTAAAGACTCAATAATTGGAACTATTGGTGGGGGAAATATTGAGTATAAATTGATAAATCTAACTAGAGAGATGTTAGATACAGATGATATTTGTAAAGAGTTTTCATATAATCTTACAACTGATGATGAGTTAAGAATGAATTGTGGAGGAAATATGAAGGGAGTTGTTAAAATCTTTTCACCAAGTCCAAAACTTTTGATTTGTGGAGCTGGACACATAGGACAAAAGATCTTTAATATCAGTAAAAATCTAAGTTTTAACACAAAGATTATTGATGATAGAGAGGAGTTAAAAAAAGATTGCCCAGAATTAACTTTAGGAGATTTTGAAGATATTTTAAAAAATGAGGTTATCACAGGGGAAACATATATTGTTATCGCTACTAGAGGGCATCTTTTAGATGAAAAAGTATTGAATCTTGTAAAAGATAGAGGGGCAAAATATATAGGTATCATTGGAAGTAGAAGAAAGATAACTGCTTTAAAGGAGAACTTAGGAGAATGTAGTGACAATATCTATGCTCCAATAGGTTTAAAGATATCTGATGGAACACCTGAAGAGATAGCTATTGAAATTCTTGCTGAGATTTTAAAAATAAAAAACAATGGTGAGTTAGTTCATAGAAGTATTATGAATTTATAA
- a CDS encoding ABC transporter substrate-binding protein produces MRKLFAIITIFTLSILSLGKEYKRIASGSPAVSEILYELGLKDNIIAMDKNSDVKGLENIPKVSFYNISMEEMLGLKADLVIFSTFNKAEKNSFVTLMEKNGTDVIYLPDITSIEDIYTSIRVIGEQIERVPEGEKIIAKIKEDIKNITDKSEKIEKRKKVYFEISPYPNMYTFGKGVFMNEMLEKAGVENIFKDQKGWFIPILEAIAVKNPDLIFTSTYQLDNPIKELEQRENWRIIKAIKEKKIYHIEKEVVRPSVKVAEMIREIFEISYPELKD; encoded by the coding sequence ATGAGAAAATTATTTGCAATAATAACTATTTTTACCCTTTCAATTTTAAGCTTAGGAAAGGAGTATAAAAGAATAGCTTCAGGGAGTCCAGCAGTTAGTGAGATATTATATGAGCTAGGATTGAAAGATAATATAATTGCTATGGATAAAAACTCTGATGTAAAGGGGTTGGAAAATATTCCAAAAGTTAGTTTTTATAATATAAGTATGGAGGAGATGTTAGGGTTAAAAGCTGATTTAGTAATATTTTCAACTTTTAATAAGGCAGAGAAAAATAGTTTTGTAACTTTGATGGAAAAGAACGGAACAGATGTTATATATCTTCCTGATATTACTTCAATTGAGGATATATACACTTCAATAAGAGTGATAGGAGAGCAAATAGAAAGAGTTCCAGAAGGAGAAAAGATTATAGCTAAAATAAAAGAAGATATAAAAAATATTACTGATAAAAGTGAAAAGATTGAAAAGAGGAAAAAAGTTTATTTTGAAATCTCACCATATCCAAATATGTATACTTTTGGAAAGGGGGTATTTATGAATGAGATGTTAGAGAAAGCAGGAGTTGAAAATATTTTCAAAGATCAAAAAGGTTGGTTTATTCCAATTTTAGAAGCAATAGCTGTAAAAAATCCAGATCTTATATTTACAAGTACTTATCAGCTAGATAATCCAATAAAAGAGCTTGAACAAAGAGAAAATTGGAGAATTATCAAAGCAATTAAAGAAAAGAAGATTTATCATATCGAAAAAGAGGTTGTAAGACCATCAGTAAAGGTTGCTGAGATGATAAGGGAGATTTTTGAAATAAGTTATCCTGAGTTAAAAGATTGA
- a CDS encoding S1-like domain-containing RNA-binding protein, giving the protein MIKIGKRQKMIVDRFTSVGAYLTEVEKEGEEIEDISILLPNNELEERELKEGDEVEVLIYMDSEDRPVATFRKTEALVGTLAKLEVTDVNPKLGAFMDWGLKKELLLPRGQQEIQVEVGKKYLVGIYEDSKGRLSATMKIYKFLLPSTSIKKNDIVSGTVYRIEPNIGVFVAVEDRYFGLIPKIEYFKDYKVGDEIEARVIRVREDGKIDLTPRERAYIQIDEDAELILGKMRLLGDSFGFTDKSSPEEIIDYFNMSKKAFKRAMGNLLKNGKVEKNEKGYYRLVKKTK; this is encoded by the coding sequence ATGATAAAAATAGGTAAAAGACAAAAAATGATAGTTGATAGATTTACAAGTGTAGGAGCTTATCTTACTGAGGTTGAAAAAGAGGGAGAGGAAATAGAGGATATAAGTATACTTCTTCCAAATAATGAATTAGAAGAAAGAGAGTTAAAAGAGGGAGACGAGGTAGAAGTTTTAATATATATGGACTCTGAAGATAGACCAGTGGCAACTTTTAGAAAAACTGAAGCTCTTGTTGGAACTTTAGCTAAATTAGAGGTTACAGATGTAAATCCTAAATTAGGAGCTTTTATGGATTGGGGATTAAAAAAAGAGTTACTTCTTCCTAGAGGACAACAAGAGATACAAGTTGAAGTAGGTAAAAAATATTTAGTTGGAATATATGAAGATAGTAAAGGAAGACTTTCAGCAACAATGAAAATCTATAAATTCCTTCTTCCATCAACTTCTATTAAGAAAAATGATATAGTTTCTGGAACTGTATATAGAATAGAGCCAAATATTGGAGTTTTTGTAGCAGTAGAAGATAGATATTTTGGACTTATTCCTAAAATTGAGTATTTTAAAGATTATAAAGTTGGAGATGAGATAGAAGCTAGAGTTATTAGAGTTAGAGAAGATGGAAAAATAGATTTAACACCGAGAGAGAGAGCATATATCCAAATAGACGAGGATGCTGAACTTATACTTGGTAAAATGAGATTGTTAGGAGATAGTTTTGGGTTCACTGATAAAAGTAGTCCAGAAGAGATTATAGATTACTTTAACATGAGTAAAAAAGCTTTTAAAAGAGCTATGGGAAATTTACTAAAAAATGGAAAAGTTGAGAAAAATGAAAAAGGGTATTATAGACTAGTTAAAAAAACTAAATAA
- a CDS encoding ABC transporter ATP-binding protein: MYLKNIVKSYGDKKVLGGIDIKLEEGKITAILGESGCGKSTLLNIIAGKIKDYNGEVIFEREHKNGISYVFQDDTLIPWKSVYDNIKFVLKGKVEKAKIDQRIKKYLSMVNLGGSEKEFPNMLSGGMKRRVGIARAFAFPSNYMFMDEPFEFLDIKIKNEIVKDLIKLQELEKKTIILITHDIDTAITLGENIVVLGENPSVVKSIFTNEFALKEWINNEERENFKLEIKKLFL, encoded by the coding sequence GTGTATCTAAAAAATATAGTGAAATCTTATGGAGATAAAAAAGTATTAGGCGGTATAGATATTAAGTTAGAAGAAGGGAAAATTACAGCTATTCTAGGAGAATCTGGCTGTGGTAAATCTACTCTTTTAAATATAATAGCTGGAAAGATAAAAGATTATAACGGGGAAGTTATATTTGAAAGGGAACATAAAAATGGAATTTCATATGTTTTTCAAGATGATACCTTAATTCCTTGGAAAAGTGTTTATGATAATATTAAATTTGTTTTAAAAGGAAAAGTTGAAAAAGCAAAAATTGATCAAAGGATAAAAAAATATTTAAGCATGGTTAATTTAGGAGGAAGTGAAAAAGAATTTCCTAATATGTTAAGTGGAGGAATGAAAAGAAGAGTTGGAATAGCTCGTGCATTTGCTTTTCCTTCAAATTATATGTTTATGGATGAGCCTTTTGAATTTTTAGATATAAAGATAAAAAATGAGATTGTTAAAGATTTAATAAAATTACAAGAATTAGAAAAGAAAACGATTATTTTAATTACACATGATATTGATACAGCAATAACTTTAGGAGAAAATATAGTAGTATTAGGAGAAAATCCGAGTGTAGTAAAATCTATTTTTACTAATGAATTTGCTTTAAAAGAGTGGATAAACAATGAAGAAAGAGAGAATTTTAAATTAGAAATAAAAAAATTATTCTTGTAA
- a CDS encoding TSUP family transporter encodes MFEELLTLKFLVLAVLCFLGSFIDSIAGGGGLITLPAYMASGLPPHLALGTNKMSGLFSSIGSSINYARSGKVNWTLMKYLLPFSFTGAFIGVKAVIRTSAEYISYIVFVALVLVFLYTLFNKKIGQENEFEGLTKKNLIQGAIMALVIGFYNGFLGPGTGSFLAFFLIKIFKYDFINGNGNARILNLAGNITGFLVFLANGKILLNYGIPISIVMFLGAQCGSHCAILKGNKFIKPIFLIVTVLTILKMFFQLF; translated from the coding sequence ATGTTTGAGGAGTTATTAACATTAAAATTTTTAGTTTTAGCAGTTTTATGCTTTTTAGGTTCGTTTATAGATTCTATTGCTGGTGGGGGAGGGTTGATTACTCTACCTGCATATATGGCATCTGGATTACCACCACATTTGGCATTGGGAACTAATAAGATGTCAGGATTGTTCTCAAGTATAGGAAGTAGTATAAACTATGCTCGTTCTGGAAAGGTAAACTGGACACTTATGAAGTATCTTCTTCCTTTCTCTTTTACAGGGGCATTTATAGGGGTAAAAGCTGTTATAAGAACAAGTGCTGAGTATATAAGTTATATTGTTTTTGTTGCTCTTGTGTTGGTATTTTTATACACTCTATTTAATAAGAAGATTGGGCAAGAGAATGAGTTTGAGGGATTGACTAAGAAAAATCTAATTCAAGGGGCTATTATGGCATTGGTAATAGGGTTTTACAACGGGTTCTTAGGACCAGGAACAGGATCTTTTTTAGCTTTCTTCTTGATTAAAATTTTTAAATATGATTTTATCAATGGAAATGGAAATGCTAGAATATTGAATCTGGCTGGGAATATTACAGGATTTTTAGTATTTTTAGCAAATGGAAAGATTCTTTTAAACTATGGTATCCCTATTTCAATAGTTATGTTTTTAGGGGCTCAATGTGGTTCTCACTGTGCTATATTAAAAGGCAATAAATTTATAAAACCTATATTTTTAATTGTAACTGTTCTAACTATCTTAAAAATGTTTTTTCAGTTGTTTTAG
- a CDS encoding DMT family protein yields the protein MKFLPICLLFISNIFMSFAWYGHLKNTKSALIFAILSSWGIAFFEYCFSIPANRIGAQYFTVAQLKIIQEVITLIVFSGFSVLYLKQEFRLNYIYAFLCMIGAVYFMFKK from the coding sequence ATGAAATTTTTACCAATCTGTTTATTATTTATTTCTAATATTTTTATGTCTTTTGCTTGGTATGGGCATTTAAAAAATACTAAAAGTGCTTTAATTTTTGCTATATTATCAAGTTGGGGAATAGCTTTTTTTGAATATTGTTTTTCAATTCCAGCTAATAGAATAGGTGCACAATACTTTACAGTAGCTCAATTAAAGATAATTCAAGAGGTTATTACATTGATAGTTTTTTCAGGATTTTCAGTTTTATACTTAAAACAAGAGTTTAGATTAAATTACATATATGCTTTCCTTTGTATGATAGGGGCAGTATATTTCATGTTCAAAAAATAA
- the dhaM gene encoding dihydroxyacetone kinase phosphoryl donor subunit DhaM: MVGIVVVSHSEKLAHEVIELCNEMKKYDFPVINGSGTDGGNLGSDPMRIKDAIEKAYTNEGVLIFCDIGSSILNSEMAMEFLDESYDRAKIKIADAPIVEGTLMAMAINDEKANIDSIEEELAELKNFNKV, translated from the coding sequence ATGGTAGGAATAGTAGTCGTTTCACATAGTGAAAAGTTAGCTCATGAAGTTATTGAGCTATGTAATGAGATGAAAAAATATGATTTCCCTGTGATCAATGGTAGTGGAACTGATGGTGGAAACTTAGGTTCAGATCCTATGAGAATAAAAGATGCTATTGAGAAAGCATATACTAATGAGGGAGTTTTAATATTCTGTGACATTGGAAGTTCTATTTTAAATAGTGAAATGGCTATGGAATTTCTTGATGAGAGTTATGATAGAGCAAAAATTAAAATTGCTGATGCTCCAATAGTTGAGGGAACTCTTATGGCTATGGCTATTAATGATGAAAAGGCAAATATTGATAGCATAGAAGAGGAATTGGCAGAGTTAAAAAACTTTAATAAGGTTTAA